GAGGCGCTGGTGCTGTCGGGGTTCGTGCGCGGCCTTTCCGTCCGCGACGTAGAGGCAGCCTTGGCTGAGGCGCTGGGGCCGGAGGCGGCACTGTCGAAGTCGACGGTCAGCCGCGTCTGCGAGGCGATCAAGACCGAGTTCGACGCCTGGAAGCTGCGTGATCTCAGCGGGATCGAGCTGGAGTAGCTGTTCCTGGACGGGTCGCACTTCCGGATGCATCCCGGCGCTCGGGCCGAGCCGGTGCTGTGCGCCTGGGGCATCACCACCCAAGGCAGTCCGGTGCTGGTCGGGCTGGCCCCAGGTGCCAGCGAAGGCCACGACCCCTGGGCCAGGGTCCTGGGCGAGTTGGTGGACCGCGGGCTGCGGGCGCCGCTGCTGGTGATCACCGACGGTGCGGCGGGGCTGATCGGCGCGGTCGAGGTGGTCTTCGCCAACAGCCTGCGGCAACGGTGTCTGGTGCATTATGCCGAGCAGTGGATTATGCCGAGTTGGGTCTCAGAGCCCTTGCGGGACAAGGGTTCCAGGCTACTGAAGTCGGCATAATCAGAGGCCCTTCAGGAAGGCGAGCAGCGAGTCGGGGGCGCGGTAGCGACCTGGGGTCGTGCCGGTGGGCGCGGTGCGCGCCAGCGCCCGTTCTTTGATGGCGAGATCGGCGTGCAGGTAGATCTGGGTGGTCTCGATCCCTTCGTGGCCGAGCCAGAGCGCGATGACCGAGGTGTCCACGCCGACAGCAAGAAGGCGCATCGCACACGTGTGGCGCAGGACGTGCGGCGTCACCGTCTTGGTGCCCAACGAGGGGAAACGCGTGGCGGCCGTGCGGACATGTCTTGCCACCAGGACGGCGACGGCATCGCTGCTGAGGGAGCCGCCGCGACGGCTGGGGAAGACTGGATCGTCTGGCCCTCCGCCGCGCTCGGCCAGCCAGACCCGCAGCAGCGCGCACACCTGGGTCGTCAGTGGCGTGATCCGCTCCTTGCGGCCTTTGCCGTGACAGCGAAGGTGGGCGCCGGTGCCAAGCTCGACGTCTGCGCACGTCAGCGAAGTGAGCTCGGAGACACGCAGCCCGCTCTGGACGGCCACGAGCAGCAATGTGTGGTCGCGACGGCCCACCCAGGTGTCGCGGTCGGGTGCGACGAGGAGGGCCTCGACCTCGTCGTCGGTGAGGAACGACACGAGCTTTCGGTCCACGCGCTTGGCGGGGATGGCGAGCACCCGCTGGATCAGCGCCGCGTGCTCGGGATGGCGCAGCGCCGCGTAGGCGAACAGCGAATGAACAGCAGCCAGTCGGTTGTTGCGGGTGCGCACGCTGTTGTGACGCTCCTGCTCCAGGTGGTCGAGGAAGGCGCCGATCACCACGGCGTCGAGATCCTCGAGGGCGAGCCTGGCAGGCGCCTTCCCGGTGCGGCGCTGGGCGAAGCCGAGCAACAGCCGGAACGTGTCTCGATAGGAGGCGACGGTGTGCGGGCTCGCCCGACGCTGGGAGATCAGCCGCTCGGTGAAGAAGCCCTCCATGACAGGCGCCAGCGCGCTCATGGCTGTGCTCCGGCGGCGTCGAGGCGGGCCGCGACAAGGGTGAGCAGCTCAGGTGCGGCCGAGAGATACCAGTAGGTGTTGCCGGGATGGACATGCCCGAGGTATGTCGACAGCAGCGGCATGCGCGCCGCGACATCCGCTCCGTCTCGATACCAGCCGAGCAGCGTCCGCACCGCGAAGCTGTGGCGCAGGTCGTGCGGGCGAGGTCGGCACTTCCCCGAGCGAGGCTTCAGTCCGGCACGGCGGACGAGGTCCAGCCAGGCGACGTGCGCGTTGCAGTACAGCAGACGAGTGCTGGCGGTCGAGACGAAGAACGAGGCGTCGCGCGGGCGCCGGCAGAGCTGGTCACGGCGACGCGCGTAGGCAGCGAGTGCCTCGACCGTGCTTGGGTGCAGCGGGACCTCCCGGGACTTGCCGAACTTGGTCTCTCGGATCCGCAACACGCCGCCGGCCAAGTCGATGTCGTCGCGGTCGAGCCGGAGGGCCTCCCCGATGCGCAGCCCCGTCACAGCCAAGAGGCCGACCAAAGTCTCGAACGTCACCGCCCGCAGCGGCGCTCTGAGCTGACGAGCAGCCGCCATGAGCGCTTCGATCTCGGCGTCGGAATACAGGTAGGGCGTGGCCCGGTGGGTTCGTGCCGGGAGCAGCAGGGCTGGGGGCACTTCGTGGACAGGGTCGATGGCATGAAGGTGACGAGCGAAGGCCCGCACCACCGAGAGCCGCTGTGCCCACCAGTCCGAGCTCGCGTTGGCGGGCAGGCTGGCCCAGGCGAAGGCGTTCTCCGCTGTGATGGTGTCGGTGCCGTTCGCCTCCAGGTAGCTGATGAAGTCGGCGAGGAGCAGCCCGGCGCGGCGCAGCTTGAAGC
This window of the Actinomycetes bacterium genome carries:
- a CDS encoding tyrosine-type recombinase/integrase, coding for MSALAPVMEGFFTERLISQRRASPHTVASYRDTFRLLLGFAQRRTGKAPARLALEDLDAVVIGAFLDHLEQERHNSVRTRNNRLAAVHSLFAYAALRHPEHAALIQRVLAIPAKRVDRKLVSFLTDDEVEALLVAPDRDTWVGRRDHTLLLVAVQSGLRVSELTSLTCADVELGTGAHLRCHGKGRKERITPLTTQVCALLRVWLAERGGGPDDPVFPSRRGGSLSSDAVAVLVARHVRTAATRFPSLGTKTVTPHVLRHTCAMRLLAVGVDTSVIALWLGHEGIETTQIYLHADLAIKERALARTAPTGTTPGRYRAPDSLLAFLKGL
- a CDS encoding tyrosine-type recombinase/integrase; translation: MSDLRAELDNYLALRRALGFKLRRAGLLLADFISYLEANGTDTITAENAFAWASLPANASSDWWAQRLSVVRAFARHLHAIDPVHEVPPALLLPARTHRATPYLYSDAEIEALMAAARQLRAPLRAVTFETLVGLLAVTGLRIGEALRLDRDDIDLAGGVLRIRETKFGKSREVPLHPSTVEALAAYARRRDQLCRRPRDASFFVSTASTRLLYCNAHVAWLDLVRRAGLKPRSGKCRPRPHDLRHSFAVRTLLGWYRDGADVAARMPLLSTYLGHVHPGNTYWYLSAAPELLTLVAARLDAAGAQP